AACCAGACGACGTCGCTGCAGTTCAGCTTCGAGAAGTCCGGCCGCATGCTGGGCGAGCACGCCGGACAGTGGGCCCAGGACGAGCTCGGCGGCAAGGGCACCGCCCTGGTGCTCGTCGACGAGACCATCCAGCTCGGCCAGGAGCGCACGAAGGGACTGCTGGACGCGCTCGCCGAGACCGCGCCCGATCTCGAGATCATCCAGCAGCAGGCCGTGACCCCCGACGAGGGGCTGTCGGTCACGAGCGCGGTGCTCGCCCAGCACCCGGACGTCAGCATCGTGGTGGCCGCGGTCGGCGACGCCGCGGCGGGCGCGTACCAGGCGCTCGCGGGTTCGGGGCGCGCGGCGGACGACGCCGGCACCTACCTCGGCGGCCTCGACGGGAACCTGACGCTGTTCCAGGAGATGAAGAAGGGATCGTTCGTGCGCGCCGTCGTCACGATCGACTCGCTCGAGATCGCGCACGCCGTGATCGACGTGCCGCTCGCGCTCGGCGAGGGCGAGAGCGACGAGCGCTTCGACGTGCCGGTGTACATGGTGACCCCGGACAGCGCCGACCTCGACGACTACATCGCGTCGTTCGGCGGCTGAGATGACCGTCACGATCACCGGGCTGACGAAGCGGTACGGCGCGACCCTCGCGCTGGACGGCGTGGATCTCGAGATCCGCTCGGGAGAGGTGCACGCGCTGCTGGGCCACAACGGCGCCGGCAAGTCGACGGTGATCGGCTGCCTGGGTGGGCGCACGGCGCCCACCCAGGGGGTCATCGACATCGACGGGGAGCGGCACACCGCCCTGGACCCGCGCGCGTCGATCGCGGCCGGCGTCGCCGTGATCTACCAGCACCTCAGCCTGATCGACTCGCTCACGGTCGCCGAGAACCTGTTCCTGGGGCAGGAGCGCACGGCGGGCGGCGTGCTGGTGCGGCGCGGCGAGCAGAAGCGCCAGACGGCCGAGGCGCTCGCGCGCATCGGTGCCGACATCAGCCCCGACGCCGTCGTGGGGGAGCTCTCGATGGGGCAGCGCCAGCAGGTCGAGATCGCCAAGGCGCTGCAGCGGCGCGCGCGGCTGCTGATCCTCGACGAGCCGAGCGCCGCGCTGTCGCCGGTCGAGTCCGAGCGCCTGGGCGCGCTCGTGCTGCAGCTCAAGCGCGAGGGCATCGCGATCCTGTACGTGACGCACCTGCTCAACGAGGTGGTGCGCCTGGCGGACCGCGCCACCGTGCTGCGCAACGGCCGTGTGGTGTGGTCGGCGGACATGGCGGGCGTGAGCAAGTCCGACATCGTCGCCGCGGTGTCGGGCGGAGCGCACGACGCCCGCGTGACCCCGCCCGCCCCCGATGCGGGCGAGCCGGCCCTGCGCCTGCGCGGCTTCGAGACCGAGGGGATCGCGCCCGTCGACCTCGACGTGCAGCCGGGCGAGATCGTGTGCCTGTACGGGCTGATCGGCTCCGGGCGGACGCGCCTCATGGAGACCCTGTTCGGCCGTCGACCGTGGCGCGGCGACGTGCGCGTCGACGGACGCGCCGTGCGACTGCGCACCCCGGACGACGCGCTGCGCGCGGGCGTCGCGCTGGTGCCGGCGGATCGCGCCAAGCAGGGGCTGTTCGGCACGCTGTCCGCGTCGGAGAACATCGTCACGCGGGCGATGGGCGCGCTCGGCCGGTTCGGCGGGCGCGACTTCGCCGCGGAACGCGGCCTGGTGGCGCGGGCGTTCGACGCCATGTCGGTCCGCCCCGCCCTGCCGGACCTGGCCGCCACGCGCTTCTCGGGCGGCAACCAGCAGAAGATCCTGATCGGGCGGTGGGTGAACGCCGCCTCGAGCGTCCGGGTGCTGCTGCTGGACGACCCCACCCAGGGCGTCGACGTCGGCGCCCGCGCCGAGATCTACGAGACCATCCGCACCCTCGCCGCAGAGCGCCGCGTCGCGATCGTCTACGCCACGAACGAGCCCGAGGAGGTCCTCGCCCTCGCGCACCGCTGCGTCGTCATGCGCGACGGGGCCGTCGTCGACGCCGTCTCCCTGGACGGCGCGGACGAGGAGTCCCTGCTCGCCCTCATCCATCACGAGCCCGCGCTCGCCTGACACGTCTGGAACGCTCATGAACCGATCCTTCGCCTCGCGCCTGACCCACGGCGTGATCAACAATCCCCTGGTCGTGCTGCTCGTGCTGATGGTCGTGGCCGTGCAGGTGGTCACCGGCGCGCAGCTGAACCCCGCGAACCTGCGCGGCGTCTTCCTCGACGTCTCGGTGATCGCCATCGCGGCCGTACCGGTCGCGATGCTCGTGATCGCCGGCTACATGGACCTCTCGGTCGGCTCGACCCTCGCGCTCGGCGGCGTGACCGCCGGCATCACGCTTCGCGCCACCGGCTCGCCCGTCCTCGCGATCGTGCTGGCGGTGCTCGCCGGCGCGGTCGTCGGCCTCGTCAATGCCGTGCTCGTGACGGTGGTCGGGCTGTCGTCCTTCATCACGACGCTCGGCATGCTCACGGCCGCGCGCGGCGTGGCGCAGCTGCTCGCGCCCCTGCCGGTCTCGGGCTTCGACGCGGGGTTCACGGCGCTCGGGATCGGCGCGGTCGCGGGCATCCCGGTCCCGGCGATCATCGCGGCCGTGCTGCTGCTGGCGGCCGGCGCGTTCCTCACGCTGACGCCCGCGGGACGCCACGTGTACGCGATCGGCGTGAACCGCGAGGCGGCCTACCTGTCGGGCGTCGCGATCCGCCGCATCCCGTTCGTGCTCTACCTCGTCTCGGGATCGGCCGCCGGGCTGGCGGGCGCCATCACGGCGGCGCGCCTCAACAGCGCGCCCGCCGGTCAGCTGGGCTCGGGCTTCGAGCTGGCGGTGCTGACCGCGGTCCTGCTCGGCGGCGTCGCGCTCACGGGCGGCGCGGGCAACATGGGCGGCGTGCTGGTCGGGGTGCTGTTCATGGGCATGCTCACGAACGGCCTCACGCTCCTGGGCGTGCCGACCTTCTGGCAGAGCGTCGCGAGCGGCGTGGCCCTGATCCTCGCGATCGCGATCAGCGTGGGCACGCAGATCCTGCGCGGCCGCCTGGTCGCGCGCGACGCCCAGCGCATCGCCCGGCAGGCCGCGGTGGAGGCGGAGGCCGCCGCCACCCGCTGACCGGGCGCCCCGCACGGCTCGCACCGCTGCGCGGGCGGACCGTCCCCCCGAGCATTCGCTCACCCGAACGAAGGAGTTCCCCCATGTCCACCTCTCCCGACACGACGTCGACAGCGCTCAAGGGCAACCTGGGCGTCGCCAGCATCGTCTTCCTCGTGCTCGCGGCCGTGGCGCCGCTCACGGGCATGATCGTGATCGCCAGCCTGGCGATCGCGCTCGGCTCGGGCGGCGGCACGCCCGCCATGTTCGCCGTCATGACCGTGATCCTGCTGCTGTTCTCGGTCGGCTACGCACAGATGGCCAAGCAGCTCACCAACGCGGGCGGGTTCTACGCCTTCGTGGTCAAGGGGCTCGGTCGCACAGCCGGTCTCGTGGCGGCCATGATCGCGGTCGTCGGCTACAACTGCTTCGTCGCGGGCGCGGTGGGAACCTCCGGGTTCTTCAGCGCCGTGGTCTTCGAGAGCTTCACGGGCGTGTCCACGCCCTGGTGGGCGTGGTCGCTGGGCTGGGTCGTCCTGGCCTGGATCTTCACGCGCAGCGGCATCGACTTCTCCGCCAAGATCCTCGGCGTCGCGCTCGTCGTCGAGGTGCTGATCCTCATCGCGCTCGACGTGGCGATCCTGGCGCAGACCGGCTTCGCGCTCGATGCGTGGGCGCCGTCGGCCTGGGCCGGCCCGACCATGGGCCTCGGGCTGCTGTTCGCCGGCACGGCGTTCCTGGGCTTCGAGGCGACCGGCCTGTTCGGCGAGGAGGCGCGCGACCCCAAGCGCACGATCCCGCGCGCCACCTACGCCGCGATCCTCGTGATCGGCGTGCTCGCGGTCGTGACCACGTGGGCGTTCGTGTCGGCCATGGGCGTGGCCGACGCGCAGGGCGTTGCGCTGGATCACCTCGCCGGCGGCGACCTGGTGTTCGTGCTGTCCGACACGTATCTCGGACCCGTGCTGACCGCCGTCATGCAGGTGCTGCTGATCGTCAGCCTGTTCGCGGCCCTGCTGGCCCTGCACAACTCCGCGACGCGGTACCTGTACGCGATGGGGCGCGTGGGCGTGTTCCCCGCGCGGCTCTCGCAGACCCGCGAGAAGACCGGGTCGCCGGTCGTGGCCTCGACCGCGCAGTTCGCGTTCTCGGTCGTGGTCGCGATGCTGTTCGCGGTCGCCGGGGCCGATCCGATCCTGACGCTCGTGCCCGCGTTCACAGGGCTCGGCACGCTCGGCATCATCGTGATGCAGGCGATCGCCGTCGTCGCGGTCATCGTGCACTTCCGCCGCCAGCGCGACCCGCGCTGGATGACCACGTTCGTGCTGCCGGGCATCGGCGCGATCGGGCTCTGGGTCGTCACCGCGCTCGCCTTCGCCAACTTCGGGATGATGGCGGGCTCGGAGGATCCCCTGATCGGCGCGCTGCCGTGGCTGCTGCCGCTCGCGGCGGTCGCGGGCCTGGTGATCGCGGTCGTGACGCGCTCTCGCGCGCCGCGCGTGTGGCAGGCGCTCGACCAGGACCTCGACAAGGTCGGCCTCGAGGTCGCCGTCGAGACGCCGCTGCGATGACGGCGCACATCATCACGGGCGGCGGCACCGGCATCGGCGCGGCCACCGCGCGGCTGCTGGCGGACGCGGGGGGCGACGTCGTGATCGTCGGTCGTCGCCCCGAGCCGCTGCAGGCCGTCGCGGCCACGCACGAGCGGGTCCACGCGATGACGGCCGACGCCGCCGACGGCGCCGACATGGCGCGTGTGGTCGCCGCGACGGCCGAGCGCTTCGGCGGCGTGGCGGGCCTGGTGGCCAACGCGGGAGGGCACGGCTACTCCACGGTGGGCGACACGACGGACGACGAGTGGCGCGCCAGCCTGGAGGCCAATCTCACGACCGCGTTCGTCGCGATCCGCGCGGCGCTCGGCGAGCTCGAGCGCGCGCAGGGCTCGATCGTGGTGGTCTCGTCTATCGCGGGCCTTGCCGCCGGTCCCGAGACGGCGGGCTACACGGTGGGCAAGCACGCGCTGCTGGGGCTCGTCCGCTCGGTCGCCCGCGACTACGGCCGGCGGGGCGTGCGCATCAACGCGCTGTGCCCGGGATGGGTGCGCACGCCGATGTCCGACGCGGAGATGTCGGTGCTTGTCGAGCGCGGCGATGCGCAGGACGTCGAGAGCGCGTACGCGCTGGTCACTCGCGACGTCCCGCTCGGTCGGGCCGCGCTGCCCGAGGAGATCGCCGCGACCATCGGCTTCCTGCTCGGGCCCGCGTCGGCCTACGTGCACGGCGCCACGATCGTCGCCGACGGCGGCAGCACGATCGTCGACGTGCCGACCCTGGCCTACGGATGACGCGCCGGCCCCTTCCCGCGGATCGCGCGACGGCGGACCGCCGCGCGCCGGATCCCGCACACCCGCACGGAGCAGAGAGCAGGAGCATGACCATGCACCCCGCGGCCACCGCGCCGCCCTTCACCCTGGACGCCGCCGAGGCGCTCGCGCGCGCGGCGCTGCCGCGCTTCGGGCTCGGGCCCGACGCGCGCATCGAGTTCGTCAAGCACCGCGAGAACCACACGTATCGCGTCACGGACGGCGACGAGGAGGTCGCGCTGCGCGTGCACCGCTCGGGCTACCGCGACGACGCCGAGATCGCGAGCGAACTGCGCTGGATCGCTCTGCTGTCGGCGCACGGGGTGCCCGTGCCCCGCGTACGCAGCACGAGCGCGGGGGAGCCGTACGCGGTGGTGGAGCACGGCGGCCACACGCGCCGCGTGTCCGTGCAAGAGTGGCTCGACGCCGAGCAGGCGGGCGACGTGGTCGACTGGTTCGAGGGCCGCACGCGCCCCAGCGCCGAGCTGTTCGGCGTGCTCGGAGACCTCGCCGCCCGGCTGCACGACGCAGCGGAGCGGATGGGCACGCCCACGTGGTTCCGCCGCGCCGCGTGGGACGCCGAGGGGCTGGCGGGCGAGGCGCCGCGCTGGGGCGTCGCGGAGGCGCTGACAACGCTCGGCCCGGAGGAGCGCGAGCTGTTCGCGCGCGCCCGGGCGCGCGCGCACCGTGACATCCTCCGGGTGCCGCGCAGCGCGCGCAGCTTCGGCGTCATCCACGCCGACCTGACACCCGAGAACGTGCTGCGCCGCGCCGACGGAGCCCACGTCGCGATCGACTTCGACGACTTCGGGGAGGGCTACTACCTGTTCGACCTCGCCACGATCCTGTGGTGGGCATCGCGGCTCGACGACGTGGCCGACCTGCGCGTGGCGCTGCTGGACGGATACACCGCGGTGCGCCCCCTGGGGCCCGAGCTGGCCGCCCTCGACGCGCTGGTGATCGCCCGGGGGTCGAGCTACCTCGGCTGGGCGGCCGACCGGGCCGGCGACGACGCCGCCCAGTGGATCGCCGACCGGGTGGCGCCCTGGGCGCGCCACCTGTGCGCCGCCTACGTGGCGGGCGAGCCCCTGCCCTGGCACACGACACACTCCCGAGAGGACGCCTCATGACGAACGACCTGCTGGCACGACGCCACGCCACGCTGGGCCCGCACTCGCCGCTGTTCTACCGCGCGCCGCTGGAGATGGTGCGCGGCGAGGGCGTGTGGCTGACCGACGCGCAGGGCCGCCGCTACCTCGACGCCTACAACAACGTGCCCCACGTGGGGCACAGCCACCCGCGCGTGGTCGCGGCCGTGGCCGAGCAGATGGCGACGCTCAACATCCACACCCGCTACCTGAACGAGCGCGTGGTGCGCTACGCCGAGAAGCTGCTGGCGCTGTTCGACCCGGGACTGGATCGTCTCTTCCTCACCAACAGCGGATCCGAGGCGAACGAGCTCGCGATCCGCATCGCGCGCCAGCACACGGGGCACCGGGGCGTGATCGTGAGCGACTTCAGCTACCACGGCAACACCATCACGCTGGCGGAGGTCACGACCGGGCTGGACGCCGCGGAGGCGCTCGCGCCGCATGCGCGGGCCATCCGCATCCCGGACCTGGACGCCACGGACGCGCCCGACGAGCAGACCCTGCTGCGATCCGCGCTCGCCGAGCTTGACGCCGCGATCGCCTCGCTGGACGAAGCGGGGTTCGGCGTCGCGGTACTGCTGATCGACACGCTCTTCACGACCGAGGGCGTGGTGCGTCCGCCGCGGGACTTCGTGCGCCTGGCGGCCGAGAGGGTGCGGCGCGCGGGCGGCCTGGTGATCGCCGACGAGGTGCAGCCCGGGTTCGGACGCATCGGCACGTACTGGTGGGGCTATCAGCAGTGGGGCTTCACCCCGGATTTCGTCACGATGGGCAAGTCGATGGGCAACGGCCACCCCGTCGCGGGTGTGGTGACCACGCAGGCGCTGCTGGAGGAGTTCGGCTCACACAATATGTTCTTCAACACGTTCGCGGGCAACCCCGTCTCCGCCGCCGCCGCCGAGGCCGTCCTCGACGTGATCCATGACGAAGGGCTGCGTGAGCGCGCGGCCGAGAACGGCGCGTTCATCCGCGAGCGCCTCGAGGCGATCACGGCGTCGTACGAGGCTCTGGGGCCGGTGCGCGGCGCCGGCCTGTTCTTCGGCTTCGAGATCTTCGCGGACGCGGCACGCTCGACGCCCGACCCGGCAACGACGAAGGACCTCGTCGAGGACATGCGTGAGCGCGGCGTCCTGCTCAGCCGAATCGGTCGCCACGACTCCGTCTTCAAGATCCGACCGCCGCTCGCACTCGAGCGTGCGCACGCGGAACGGCTGCTCGCGACGATCGAGGAGAGCATCGCGGTGCGGTTCGGCAGCTGAGCCCGGCCCGGTCCACGTCCGGCAGAATCGAATGCATGCCGAAGATCGTCGACCGCGACGCACGCCGCCTGGAGATCGTCGAGACGTATGTCAAGCTCGCGGCGGCTGAGGGCTTCGAGGCGGTCACGACCCGTCGGCTCGCCAGCGAGCTCGGCGTGGCCGCCGGCGCGCTGTGGCACTACTTCAAGGGCTTCGATGAGGTGCTGCTGCGGGCCTTCCAATTGATGTACGAGCGCACGGACGCCCGCATGCAGGCGCAGACGAAATCTCGGCGCGGGATGGACGCGCTGTGCGCGCTGGTCGAGCAGACGCATCCGCTGGACCGTCTGACGAGCGATGAGGCGCACGTCGTGGTCAGCTTCTGGGGACGCGTGCCGTTTCACAAGGACTTCGCGCAGATCCAGTCGAGCGTGGAGGACCACTGGCATCTCACCTACTCTCGTGCGCTCGAGCAGGCGGTCGAGGACGGCGAGCTGATCGCCGAGACGCCCGTGCAGGGCCTCACGGACGCGTTGCTCGCGCTGGTGACGGGCTATCAGGTGGAGCATGTCCTGCGCACGCGTATCTCCGAGCCGGCGCGTCAGTGGGGCGTGATCCAGACGCTGCTCGGCCCGTGGCTGACGCCCGCGGGCGCGGAGCGCGGTCGATTCGACGAAAGGGCGGCGGCCGTCACCGGGTGACAGCCGCCGCTCTTTCGGATGCGCCGGCGACGCGGCCTTCAGCCGCCCGCGGGAGTCCTCAGATCACCTGAGCCCGCTCCACGACCTCCGCGATCCGGGGGAACAGGGGGTGCTCGGGCTCGAGGCCCGTCACCTGCGACGTGAAAGCCTGCGCATCGAGCTCGCGCAGCAGGCGCTGCAGGTCGACCGACTGGTCGTCCTCCGGGTCGTCGAACGCGAGCAGCGCGCTCACGGCGTGCAGCAGACCGTCCACCTTCAGGTCGCGCTCGGCCGCCTCCGCGGCCGGCCCGACGAATCGCTCGTGGCGCGACAGCTTGCGCAGCGGCTGCCGCCCCACGCGCCACACCGTGTCGGGAAGCGCGGGGTTGCGGAAGCGGCCGAGGATCGTCGCGCGATACTGCGCGAGATCCTCCGGGTCGAATCCGTGCTTGGCCGCCAGGAGGGCGGACGTCTCCTCGAGCGCGGCCGCCACGCCCGCGGCCACCGACTCGTCCGCCAGCGCATCCGAGATCTTCTCGAGGCCCGCGCGGGCGCCGAGATAGGCGGCCGTCGCGTGCCCGGTGTTGACCGTGAAGAGCTTGCGCTCGATGTACGGGGCGAGGTCGTCCACGAAGTGCGCGCCCGGGATCTCCGGCGGGTTGGCGCCGAACGGGTGCTTCTCGATCGCCCACTCGAAGAACGGCTCGACCGTCACGTCGATCCCGTGCCCCTCGGGCTGGCCCGGCACGATCCGGTCCACCGCCGTGTTGGCGAACACCGCGCGGCCGGCGAGCGCGTCCCAGCTCTCGCCCGCCGACTCCTGCATGTGATCCCGCAGGGTGTCGGTCGCGCCGATCGCGTTCTCGCACGCCATGACCTGCAGGGGAGCGGCATCCGGATCGCGCAGCGCGAGTCCGGCGACGATGTGCGGCGCGATGAAGCGCAGCACGGTCGGCCCGACGGCGGTGGTGACGACGTCCGCCGTCGCCACCTCCGCCGCCACGGCCTCCGGGTCGGCCGCGCTGTCGATCGCGCGGAATCTCGTCACGACCTTGTCGCGGCCCCCCTCTCCGACCTCGTGCACGGTGTACTCGTCCGCGGCGTTGATCGCATCGACCAGCGCCGTCGCGACGTCCGAGAACACCACCTCGTACCCGCCCTCGTGGAGCAGGAGCCCCACGAAGCCGCGCCCGATGTTCCCCGCACCGAAGTGGAGTGCCTTCTTCATGATCCGGATCAGCCCTCGTTCATCGTCTTGAGCAGTGCGTACAGGTCCTCGGGCGTCTGGGCCCGCTTGAGCTGCTCGACCTGCTCCTCGTCCGAGAACAGGAGCGCGACGTTCTGCAGCAGACCGAGGTGCTCGTCGCCCTTGCCGGCGATGCCGACGACGAAGCTCACCTGCTCGCCGTCCCAGTCGACGCCGCCGTCGTACCGGACGACCGTGAGCGCCGAGTCGAGCACCGCGTCCTTGGCGGCGTTGGTGCCGTGCGGGATCGCCAGCTCGTTGCCCATGAACGTCGAGACGGTCTGCTCGCGCTCGAGCATGGCGTCGTAGTACCGGCCCGTGACGGCGCCGGCGGCCTCGAGCATGTCGGCGGCCTCGCGGATCGCCTCGTCGCGCGAGACGGATCCGGCGTGGATCCGCA
The Microbacterium sp. JZ31 genome window above contains:
- a CDS encoding sugar ABC transporter substrate-binding protein; the encoded protein is MKHTHRLLAVAAGVAITAGALSGCSVEPESAPADASQPSAGAVDKILFDYPFTALPVYAALTEAATAYAEEKGVELVLTNDNMDLSTQVSQLTTHLGSDVDAVVSFPMDNASVESVASQYLDAGKHWITYGGDLENQTTSLQFSFEKSGRMLGEHAGQWAQDELGGKGTALVLVDETIQLGQERTKGLLDALAETAPDLEIIQQQAVTPDEGLSVTSAVLAQHPDVSIVVAAVGDAAAGAYQALAGSGRAADDAGTYLGGLDGNLTLFQEMKKGSFVRAVVTIDSLEIAHAVIDVPLALGEGESDERFDVPVYMVTPDSADLDDYIASFGG
- a CDS encoding sugar ABC transporter ATP-binding protein, encoding MTVTITGLTKRYGATLALDGVDLEIRSGEVHALLGHNGAGKSTVIGCLGGRTAPTQGVIDIDGERHTALDPRASIAAGVAVIYQHLSLIDSLTVAENLFLGQERTAGGVLVRRGEQKRQTAEALARIGADISPDAVVGELSMGQRQQVEIAKALQRRARLLILDEPSAALSPVESERLGALVLQLKREGIAILYVTHLLNEVVRLADRATVLRNGRVVWSADMAGVSKSDIVAAVSGGAHDARVTPPAPDAGEPALRLRGFETEGIAPVDLDVQPGEIVCLYGLIGSGRTRLMETLFGRRPWRGDVRVDGRAVRLRTPDDALRAGVALVPADRAKQGLFGTLSASENIVTRAMGALGRFGGRDFAAERGLVARAFDAMSVRPALPDLAATRFSGGNQQKILIGRWVNAASSVRVLLLDDPTQGVDVGARAEIYETIRTLAAERRVAIVYATNEPEEVLALAHRCVVMRDGAVVDAVSLDGADEESLLALIHHEPALA
- a CDS encoding ABC transporter permease, producing the protein MNRSFASRLTHGVINNPLVVLLVLMVVAVQVVTGAQLNPANLRGVFLDVSVIAIAAVPVAMLVIAGYMDLSVGSTLALGGVTAGITLRATGSPVLAIVLAVLAGAVVGLVNAVLVTVVGLSSFITTLGMLTAARGVAQLLAPLPVSGFDAGFTALGIGAVAGIPVPAIIAAVLLLAAGAFLTLTPAGRHVYAIGVNREAAYLSGVAIRRIPFVLYLVSGSAAGLAGAITAARLNSAPAGQLGSGFELAVLTAVLLGGVALTGGAGNMGGVLVGVLFMGMLTNGLTLLGVPTFWQSVASGVALILAIAISVGTQILRGRLVARDAQRIARQAAVEAEAAATR
- a CDS encoding APC family permease, which encodes MSTSPDTTSTALKGNLGVASIVFLVLAAVAPLTGMIVIASLAIALGSGGGTPAMFAVMTVILLLFSVGYAQMAKQLTNAGGFYAFVVKGLGRTAGLVAAMIAVVGYNCFVAGAVGTSGFFSAVVFESFTGVSTPWWAWSLGWVVLAWIFTRSGIDFSAKILGVALVVEVLILIALDVAILAQTGFALDAWAPSAWAGPTMGLGLLFAGTAFLGFEATGLFGEEARDPKRTIPRATYAAILVIGVLAVVTTWAFVSAMGVADAQGVALDHLAGGDLVFVLSDTYLGPVLTAVMQVLLIVSLFAALLALHNSATRYLYAMGRVGVFPARLSQTREKTGSPVVASTAQFAFSVVVAMLFAVAGADPILTLVPAFTGLGTLGIIVMQAIAVVAVIVHFRRQRDPRWMTTFVLPGIGAIGLWVVTALAFANFGMMAGSEDPLIGALPWLLPLAAVAGLVIAVVTRSRAPRVWQALDQDLDKVGLEVAVETPLR
- a CDS encoding SDR family NAD(P)-dependent oxidoreductase, translating into MTAHIITGGGTGIGAATARLLADAGGDVVIVGRRPEPLQAVAATHERVHAMTADAADGADMARVVAATAERFGGVAGLVANAGGHGYSTVGDTTDDEWRASLEANLTTAFVAIRAALGELERAQGSIVVVSSIAGLAAGPETAGYTVGKHALLGLVRSVARDYGRRGVRINALCPGWVRTPMSDAEMSVLVERGDAQDVESAYALVTRDVPLGRAALPEEIAATIGFLLGPASAYVHGATIVADGGSTIVDVPTLAYG
- a CDS encoding phosphotransferase enzyme family protein; this encodes MTMHPAATAPPFTLDAAEALARAALPRFGLGPDARIEFVKHRENHTYRVTDGDEEVALRVHRSGYRDDAEIASELRWIALLSAHGVPVPRVRSTSAGEPYAVVEHGGHTRRVSVQEWLDAEQAGDVVDWFEGRTRPSAELFGVLGDLAARLHDAAERMGTPTWFRRAAWDAEGLAGEAPRWGVAEALTTLGPEERELFARARARAHRDILRVPRSARSFGVIHADLTPENVLRRADGAHVAIDFDDFGEGYYLFDLATILWWASRLDDVADLRVALLDGYTAVRPLGPELAALDALVIARGSSYLGWAADRAGDDAAQWIADRVAPWARHLCAAYVAGEPLPWHTTHSREDAS
- a CDS encoding aspartate aminotransferase family protein; translated protein: MTNDLLARRHATLGPHSPLFYRAPLEMVRGEGVWLTDAQGRRYLDAYNNVPHVGHSHPRVVAAVAEQMATLNIHTRYLNERVVRYAEKLLALFDPGLDRLFLTNSGSEANELAIRIARQHTGHRGVIVSDFSYHGNTITLAEVTTGLDAAEALAPHARAIRIPDLDATDAPDEQTLLRSALAELDAAIASLDEAGFGVAVLLIDTLFTTEGVVRPPRDFVRLAAERVRRAGGLVIADEVQPGFGRIGTYWWGYQQWGFTPDFVTMGKSMGNGHPVAGVVTTQALLEEFGSHNMFFNTFAGNPVSAAAAEAVLDVIHDEGLRERAAENGAFIRERLEAITASYEALGPVRGAGLFFGFEIFADAARSTPDPATTKDLVEDMRERGVLLSRIGRHDSVFKIRPPLALERAHAERLLATIEESIAVRFGS
- a CDS encoding TetR/AcrR family transcriptional regulator produces the protein MPKIVDRDARRLEIVETYVKLAAAEGFEAVTTRRLASELGVAAGALWHYFKGFDEVLLRAFQLMYERTDARMQAQTKSRRGMDALCALVEQTHPLDRLTSDEAHVVVSFWGRVPFHKDFAQIQSSVEDHWHLTYSRALEQAVEDGELIAETPVQGLTDALLALVTGYQVEHVLRTRISEPARQWGVIQTLLGPWLTPAGAERGRFDERAAAVTG
- a CDS encoding mannitol-1-phosphate 5-dehydrogenase, whose protein sequence is MKKALHFGAGNIGRGFVGLLLHEGGYEVVFSDVATALVDAINAADEYTVHEVGEGGRDKVVTRFRAIDSAADPEAVAAEVATADVVTTAVGPTVLRFIAPHIVAGLALRDPDAAPLQVMACENAIGATDTLRDHMQESAGESWDALAGRAVFANTAVDRIVPGQPEGHGIDVTVEPFFEWAIEKHPFGANPPEIPGAHFVDDLAPYIERKLFTVNTGHATAAYLGARAGLEKISDALADESVAAGVAAALEETSALLAAKHGFDPEDLAQYRATILGRFRNPALPDTVWRVGRQPLRKLSRHERFVGPAAEAAERDLKVDGLLHAVSALLAFDDPEDDQSVDLQRLLRELDAQAFTSQVTGLEPEHPLFPRIAEVVERAQVI